In the Brettanomyces nanus chromosome 1, complete sequence genome, CTAGTGGACTCCATGCCAACTGAATTAGGAGGTAGCACCTGTCTGAGTCTCGTGAGATACACCAAAGAAGACATGAGTGTGGAAGTAGGAACGTGGGAATACTTGATTAGATGCTCGATGAACTTGAATAAAGAAGGAATCTTGGAACTTTTGACGGAAGACAATGGAGGTGTAGAAGGTGGTGTGAGATAGCCGTGGTATCCATCTGTGGGGTAGTGATCTGGGCATGAACTAAGGGTGATAACAGAGTTTGTAGTGTCAACCAAAAATTGGATCATCTCCTCGGAGACAGGTCTTTTGACAAAGACGTGAAGAGCTTCTAAATCAGACATTTCGGAATGTGGACAGCGGAATGATGGAAAGGAATGAAAGGACCTGTACTAAGCTTgacagagaaagaatgaatATACTAAAGCTTCACTAagctaagaaaaaaaacgaCAAGTGTATATTGGTGCACTAGCAAGAAGCTGTGGTGGTTACCAAGGGAACATCTCGTTCATATATATTGTAAAAGTGCTTCTGACTTTTCATTCAACAACAGTCTTGTTAGTTCTGTGTTGCAGCCGTACATGGACATAATGAGAAGACCCCCCTTTAGAATTTCCCAATCTGAATaaaagtttgaaaaattgaaaaaaaaaacgttAGAGAATTTCACCATACTGCCCGATTTCTAGCCCGCGTGATTTCCCGATTTGGTTAATGTTTCACGCCAGAGCGCAATAAGAAATTAGGGAGCTTTTGGGGCTCGGGGCCCGGTGAACACTTGATTGTGGATTTATGTGAGTAGTCTGGCCTGGAGGTCGCTCTTTATTTCTTACCCTCATGTAGATACCGGTTGGCAACACCCCCTTCGAGTGACCTTGCGGGTTGGGTATCCTCGAAGGCCTTTTCCACGCGTTTTGTGGTGTCCGAAAAAGGTTTTGGTATATTGCTTTGAGAACATTATTTGCAAAGGGGTTACTATTAATTTTGCGCCTTCACCGCGTTCCGTGTTTTGACGGCTGCCAAGAGGTCATAGGGCGCATACGGCTGAAGCATTTAGATCGATCTGTGATGTTCTGAATAACGCGCTCCTTTGGGTCGCACTGCGCGTGGTAGAATTCACGCCGACCGACTGTTAGTCGATCGCTATTTCATATGCACTCAATTAATTCCCAATGCGGAAATTTCAGTGTCTCTATCGCTGACCACTCTGATGTCTCTATTTAGTCCTAATGGGGCAGTAATGATTACTTTCTATGATCCAATTGTTGAATGGTATATATCTCATGTTTAGCGGTACGGCGGAATACAGCATCAACAAGTAAATTAGGTGCAAGCAGGGAACCTCCCATGTCCACTAAGTACGCCTGTACACCATATGCATCTATAATTTTATGCATTCAGATTATATGCATCTATAACTTTATGTATTTTTGATTTTATGTACGTCACGTTTATGCGCTGGAGCAAACTGCAACCTATttttcatattcttctaaTGTCTCGTACGTTAGCACTTACTGAATCAATTCCTCATAATGCCGTCCGAATCAACATCTTTGCTTCCCAGTTATATTAGGGATACAAACGCTCTGCAGTATGTCTCCAGACCTTTCTCGCTAGCCATTAGATCTTCCCCAATCAATTGGCTCTTGATATTTGTCCTATTGGGCATCTTGGCAGACTGGTTCCACTGGGGCTCTACGTCCGTATTTTGCCTCAATTTCCTTGGTATCATCCCATTGGCCTCTGTTTTGGCCTATGCAACAGAAGAGTTAGGTGAAAGTATTCACAATAATTCCATTGCTGGTTTGCTGAACGCTACTTTCGGTAATGCTGTCGAGGTCATCGTTAGTATCATTGCATTAATGCAAAACCAGGTGACTGTTGTTCAGGCTTCTATGTTAGGCTCTATCTTATCCAACTTGTTGCTTGTTTTAGGATCCTGTTTCGTTGCTGGTGGTATTCGTTATTCTCAGCAGACGTTCAACCAGACCGTCGCTCAAACCATGTCCTCTTTACTGGCTCTTTCTGTCATTGGCTTGCTTCTTCCTGCGGCTTTCCATGCTTCATTACCTGAAAAGACTCCCGCCCTAAGTGACAAAATCTTAGACTTCTCCCGTGGTAATTCTCTTTTACTTTTGGTCGTCTATTGTTTGTACATGTTTTTCCAATTGAAGACCCATGCTTTCTTGTTTGAAGATTCGGACAGTGATGGCAGTAATAGTCCTGTTATTGATGCTTACACTGGTCCCTTTGATTCATCATCTGTTCCTTCAGCTGCCGCTGCTGATCGGTCTCTTTCTCCCTCTTCCCGTTCCTCCAATCATCTTGCCAAAAGAGGTAATATTGTTGTCAGACCCAAATCCATCTATGACTTGGGTAAGGAGCGCCAACAGCAACATTTGGGAGCCTGGGAATCTGTCATCGTTTTGGCAATTACTACCTTGCTTGTCTCTATCTGTGCGGATTATTTGGTGTCTTCGATAGACGATATCGTCGAAACTTCGGgtctttcaaagacttTTATTGGTTTGGTCGTCATTCCTATCGTTGGTAATGCGGCAGAGCATGTTACGGCCATCGTTGTTGCCTACAAAAACAAGATGGATTTGGCCATTGGGGTCGCTGTCGGCTCTTCTATACAAATAGCCTTATTTGTCACTCCGCTTTTGGTCTTAATCGGATGGGCTATCGATGTTCCAATGTCCCTCTACTTCTCTACGTACGAAActgcagtgatgtttgtTTCGGTGTTCATAACGAACTACTTAATCCTTGATGGAGAATCTAACTGGTTAGAAGGTGCTATGTTGATCTGCACCTATCTTATTATAGCTATCTCATTCTACCTATATCCAGACACTTTGGCTCAGtaggagaaaagaaaagaaaagaaaagagactttGTTATCTATTTTATTTATATACTCCACTTATAGTCGTTCACCCCGGTCAATATAGCCCAGTCTTTCAATAAAAACATTCCGAAGTTCACCATCGTTATCAAGCTGAATGTATGTTCTGCTATTGGTAAGCAGTAGTCAATTCCATGCTCTGGTCCATGGCCTGGAAGAATGAACTCTTCTAGATTTACATCATCGATACTTCTCTTGCTCTGTTTGAACAAGTGAGGGAACTTTTCTATAACATCAAACAGTGATAGCAGGGCTTCTCCTTTGCGTAGTGAATTCCTTGACGCTCTTCTTAGCTTCAACAGCTTCTGCGTCATAATCACCTGTCTGTGTTTATCTGTGACGGATTGAGCAACAGCCTCGTCCATGGCCTCCCTTAGTTTCTGCTCCTTCAAGTTAATCATGTGTTTAAGTATGAATCCATTCACATAATGACAGAGGCCAAAGAGATACTTCAATTCTGGAATCTCTGCCTTAAGAGAGTCGAAATTGTTCACTATATGCAGGCTGTACTTGACTAGACTTATCCACTCCTTTTCACGAAGTTTCAGAGGATGTTTGGATTCCTGACGTTTCTGAAGggccttcttttcattgaGATAGAAGTCAATGACAAATAGCAAGAGAGACTCAGTAAAACAAAGAATTGCATGCTTATAATCTTTACCGTTGAACTTATTTTCTCCGTCATGTTTCAAACCCTTGGCTATCAAAACGTAATCATTCACAGCTGGATGATCTGGCTTTATCGGGGACCGTTGTCTCGACCGTTGTCCCGACCGTTGTCCCGACCGTTCTCTCGGTTTGCTCTTGGATTGTTCAATGCAGATATCCCCTATCTTTAACTGAGGTATAGAGAACCTTTCAAGCAATACAGATGGAAGTTTAGGAGATATCAGAGGCGGAAGGCTTACTCTCTTTGTTGTTGAGTTAATGATGAAATCTGCTGAATTCAAGGTGGACATGAAGGTAATCTAAGACAGAATGAATATACATAGATAAGGATAGAACGCATTAATATATTTATGCATCTCTTTTAATGCAACAGATTTTTTGGGTGCCCttaaaataaaaaaattttaatTCACCCTTCCCCTTCATCAATGGACCTCTTGACTCCTCCGTTGCCTTGTGCCCACGCCTAAAAAATTGCCATGTCGACCAACTCAATCAAACTTTTAGCCAGTGATATTGACAGGCATCTTGCGGAGCTTGTAGCCAAGCGCCTGGGACTCGCCCTTTCATCAGTGTATTTCATAAGAGACTCTAATAAAGAAATCACTTTCTCTATTGGAGAGTCTATCAGAGATGAAGACATTTACATTATCATGCAAATAGGTTCTGGTCCTGTCAACGACAAAGTTCTTGAGTTACTCATTATGATAAACGCTTGCAAAACTGCGTCTGCCAGAAGAATCACTGCTGTACTACCCAACTTTCCATACGCACGTCAAGATCGTAAGGATAAAAGCAGAGCTCCAATCACTGCCAAGTTGATGGCCGATATGTTGACGACTGCAGGATGTGATCATGTGATCACGATGGATTTGCATGCTGCGCAAATTCAGGGTTTCTTTGACAGTCCCGTCGATAACTTGTATGCAGAGCCTTCTGTCCTCAGATATATCCGAGAGAACCTGGACGTTAAAAACGCTATCATGGTGTCACCAGATGCCGGTGGTGCTAAAAGGGCCGCCGCTTTGGCCGATAGATTGGATTTGAACTTTGCATTGATCCACAAGGAGAGAGCCAGAGCCAACGAGGTGAGTCGTATGGTTCTTGTTGGTGATGTTGCAAATAAAGTGTGCATCATTGTCGATGATATGGCTGATACCTGCGGTACATTGTCGAAGGCAGCCGAGGTGTTACTGGATAATGGGGCTCATTCTGTCATTGCTATCGTGACTCACGGTATCTTGAGTGGTAAAGCCATCGATAACATTAATAGCTCTAGGCTTTCCAAGGTCGTTTGTACCAACACTGTGCCATTTGAAGACAAGATGAAACTTTGCCCTAAGTTAGATTCTATAGACATCTCTGGTGTCTTGGCTGAGGCCATTAGAAGATTACACAACGGTGAAAGTGTCTCCTTCCTATTCAGAAACGCTCCTTACTAAGTAATAAAGTAAAAATTCAATTTATACCATACCCAATCTAGAGTCCATATGATGCCGGTTGGAATTCTTCCAGCGACTTGAGAAGAGTACCGTGCTTGTTATCAGGACCCAccaattcatcaatctGATCCTGCTCCATCACCTCTACTGCGCGGACATCTGGCACCC is a window encoding:
- the PRS1_1 gene encoding ribose-phosphate pyrophosphokinase 1, yielding MSTNSIKLLASDIDRHLAELVAKRLGLALSSVYFIRDSNKEITFSIGESIRDEDIYIIMQIGSGPVNDKVLELLIMINACKTASARRITAVLPNFPYARQDRKDKSRAPITAKLMADMLTTAGCDHVITMDLHAAQIQGFFDSPVDNLYAEPSVLRYIRENLDVKNAIMVSPDAGGAKRAAALADRLDLNFALIHKERARANEVSRMVLVGDVANKVCIIVDDMADTCGTLSKAAEVLLDNGAHSVIAIVTHGILSGKAIDNINSSRLSKVVCTNTVPFEDKMKLCPKLDSIDISGVLAEAIRRLHNGESVSFLFRNAPY